The Argonema galeatum A003/A1 genome contains the following window.
AGTGGTCGCACTAACGTTGACTAACATTCCTTCGTAGCGTTCTAAGTCGCTGACGGGTAATTGAATGTTTGTAACGGTTGGTAGGGTGCTAGCGCCTAGATTTGTAACGCTGGTTAAGCTGGAAAGTTGAGTTAGGCTGCTGCTACTGCTGGTGTATTCCCCTACAGTTCCAGTGACTCGGACTTTATCGCCAACGTTGCCAGTGAATAGTCCTGTTGGGTCGTAAACAAAGATAGCTTCTGAGGTTGCGGCATTGCCATCTGAGTCGATATCTTCTTCTTGGATGTAGAAGCCGTTAAGTTTGGTAGAACCAAGGAATGTTCTGGTAATGATACCTTCAATTGTTTGAGTACCGCTAAAGGCAGCATTGAATGTTGAACCAGTGCCTTGAATGTCGTGAATTTTGGTTGGTGTGGAGATGGTGATGATTTCGCTGCGGGATTTCTGGAAGTTATCTTGTGTCAAGTCTTTGGCGATCGTTCCATCGTTGTAAAATATGCTATCGCCGTTATCTACTAATAGTTGAACTTGGGTTCCGTTAGTCAAGGAGTTGGGTACTTCGACAATTGACTCGAAACTGCCGTCTGCATTCAATCCTGTTAAATCGGTTAAGAGTAATTGGGGTGTATCGCTGAGGTTTCCCGTCCAACTATAGAGGCGAAAATCGTTGGGTGCAGTACCTGTTGCCGAACCGGAAGGCCCTGCTATAATTAGGTATTGGTTGCTAGCATTGCGTTGGATTTCTCGAATTCCGCGTCCGCCTAAGTCGAGTTCGATCGGCCCACCAATATTTGCACTTGCTGCTGCGCCAGTTACCAAGTCTGCGAAGTTAGTAATTGGTGCGATTAATGCTTTGTTGCGAGTAGCAGTTGGTACGTTTGGTGCGCGGAATGCAACGTATCCGGTAGTATTATCTGGCGCAATTGTCAACCCTTCAATATTAAAACCGTTGGGAAGTTCTGGCGCTACACCAGTAGCGGCGTTACTGCTTAAGCTGTAACCGTTTGCATCTCCCCAAGCGATTAAATCAGTTCTTAAATTATCGTATCGACCAACATAATTAAGTGTGGTACTCGCACCAGTTCCAGAAATATCGGTGGCGAAGAGACGATAGCGGTTTGGACGAGAACTACCGCTGCTAGAATTGCTGTGGGAACCTAACCAAAAAATGCGGTTTCCAATCTTAGTTGATGCTTCGATATCGACTTCTCTGGGAACGCCGCCGGAAAGTTGAGTTAAACCGAGTGAAGAGGTAAAGTCAAAACTGTTGAGAGGTGAACCGGAGTTGGCCCGATCGAACAGTCGAAGTTTTTGATCTTCGTCGTCGCCAACTAACATATAATTAGCATCTATTGCTATTGCCGTACTCGCATCACTCGCGCCAGTCAAAAACCTCGTACTCGCAGGATTAATCGAAGCAGCGGAAGCAGCATATTTAACGATGTAATCAGCAGTTGCGCTACCATCGCTAACTCTTACGGTGATATCGGAATACCCGACACTCGCAGGATTAATTTTCAGGTTGTAATTATTTCCCGTGTTAGTCAGGTTTAAATTAGCTAGCGGTACGACGGAAGTATTGCTGCTGCTGAGAATAGATACTGTAGGATTGGCAGTTTCCGCATCCGCAACTGTAAAATCAATTCCCAAAGTCTTTGCCGGATCGGTAGGATCGTTGATAACTCCGCTAACATATCCCGTCCCCGTCGCGGCGAGATTTAAAAATGGAGTGGTGCTATTTTCGCTAATAGTTGGCGGAGTATTGGCGGCGGGATTAACTGTGGGAGTAGCTGTACCAATTGTGTTATTCGCTTCGTTACTTTCAGTAATATTATTGTTAGGATCGGCAACTAAAGTACCGCTACCCAAAGTACCCGCTACGGTGGGAGTAACGTTGACTTCAATTTGAGCAAAATTACTCGAATTAATGCTTCCACCAGTAAAAGTAAGCGTAGAACCGGAAACAGTTGGACTGCCAAAACCGCCGCCGAGAACATTCGATGAATTGTAAGTAACGTTGGCGGGTAAAGTGAAGGTTAATTCTATCCCGCTAGCATTAGCAGTACCGTTATTTTGGATATCTAAAATGTAGTTAAAAGGAGTGTTAACGGTTAGGAGTCCCGGAGTAGAAGTGCCAACACTTAAATCAGGTTGTGGCGTTCCGTTAACTGTCGTTGTAACAGCAGTAGCAGTGTTATTACTTTCGTTGCTTTCGGCTATTGTATTTCCCGGATCTACAACTGCCGTCCCGCTGGTGAGATTACCCGATACAGTTGGTGTAACTTGTACGGTGAGAGTAGCATTACTACTAGCATTAATAGCACCACTCGCAAAAGAAATCGTACCGCTATTGCCAGTACGAGTAAAGCCATTTGTTTCGGTACTGCTAACAACATTTAACCCAGTAGGCAAGGTGAAGTCTACAACTACACCGCTAGCATTTGCCGCACCGTTGTTGTTTACCGTTAGAGTATAAGTAAGGTTGTTTCCTAATATTAACGGATCGGGGGAATCTGATAAACTAACGGTGAGGTCTGGTTGAGGTGTGCCAACGACAATACTGCCAGTTGGTAGGGAAGTACTACTGCCAAAAGTCCAATTAGCAGCATTGTTGATAGCTGCTAACCATTCCGATTTTGTACCGCTACTTAGGGTGGCGAAATTGAAGGCAGCATAAGTTGCAGAGTTATTAAATAAAACTGCTGTGTTGCTAGCTTGTGACAATCCTGGAACTAGATTGCCTTCGTTTGAACTGGTGGCATTCTCAAAAGTTCCGGTGTTATCAATTTGATGAATTGCGGTTATACCCGAATTTAATGGATTGTTGGTATTTGTTGATTGAAAAGCGGCAATTTGTTCGCCAGACTGACTGAGGCTTAAATCGGCATAACTACCACTGCTTGTTGTGCCAATTGTACCGGATTTTGTCCAAGTAAAATTAGGGGAAGTATCGATACTGCGAATAACTGTGCCAGCAGCGATCGCGGCATTAGCTGTAAATCTAATTAAGTTTTCGTTGCCATCTCCATCTGTTGCTGTTGAAGCTCTGAAAGCACTTCCAGTCCAACCGTTATCTGTAAAATAAATAACTTCACCTGCGGCAATGCCAACCAAGTTGACAAAAGAGAATGAGTCTGGAGAACCGTTAGTAATGTATCCAACAATTGCAATATCGCCAGTATTGAGAGGCATAATTATTTCCTTTAGTTGTGGTAGACGACAGTGAAATGAAAACGAACTAGAAACAAAAGTTGGTAATTTGGGGTGAATTTACAGCGGCTTGCAGTCGAATGAAGTACACTCCATAAACTCGGTTTCTTCAATAAACCGGGTTTCTCTGTACCTCACTTATCTGAAAAGCACTGTATTTCCCGATCGAGGTTAGTCAGAATTCAGAATATCGAAGTTTAACTTATAGTTAAGGTGTATTCCACGCGACACGATCGCAGGAAAGCTAAGCTTACTTAACTATTTATCAACACTTTTGATGCTTTGTTAAAAAATAGGTTAACAAACCAGAAACCGGGTTTCTCGAAGAAACCCGGTTTCTTTAGCGCAACATTTCTTCTAGCTTTTGTTGATTCCAAAGTGTCTGGTACAAACCCGGTTGTTGCAGCAATTGGACATGAGTACCAGTTTGGACGATCGCACCTTTATCCATGACGAAGATGCGATCGCAACTTGCAGCAGCAGACATCTGGTGAGAGATAAAAACAACTGTTTTACGCTCACCAGTTGACAAATTTTCCAAAATAGCAGTAGCAGTCTGATTATCGACGCTGGAAAGAGCATCATCCAAAATCAGCACTGGCGCATCGACAAGCAACGCACGAGACAGAGATGTACGCTGTCGCTGTCCGCCAGAAAGAGTGATGCCGCGTTCTCCGACAATTGTTTCGTATTGTTGGGGAAAATTGAGAATTTCTGGATGAATTTGCGCTTGTTTCGCCGCGTATTCTACCTGTGGCTGTTCGGCTGCCGGGTCGCCGTAGCGGATGTTATTTTTGATAGTGGTGCTGAAGAGAAAACTTTCTTGGGGGACATAAGCGATCGCACCCCGCAAATCAGCCAATTGCAACTTAGTGATATCATAGCCATCCAGAAACAAAGTATCGGCAGAAATATCTAAAAGACGAGGCAAAGCATTAGCAAGCGTTGATTTTCCAGAACCGATCGGCCCCACAACCGCCACAGTTTCCCCAGGCTCAATAGTAAAACTAACATCTTTTAAGGCCGGAGTATTAGCACCAGGGTAAGTGTAACTCAAACCGCGAGCTTGAACCTTACCTTTTACCTGTTTTTCTGGTAAAGCGATCGCATCCGGTTCGTCTTTAATTTTGGCTTCGACGGTAAGAATTGATTCTACGCGATCGATACTAACTTCTCCCCGCTGATAAGTAGTAATAGTAAAACCCAATAGTGCTGTTGGAAAAACCAAGCGTTCCACATAAAGGATTAAAGCGAGAAAATTACCAATCGAGAGATTACCTTTGGCAATCTCTCCAACCCCAAGCCACAGCAGCACCAACAAGCTAATATAAGACATACCTTCCACAAGCGGAAACAACGTTGTCCGCGTTTTAGCCAGCTGGAGATTTGCCTGCAAAAGTCGCTCGTTTAAATGACGGAAAGCACGACGTTCGTTTTCTTCCTGAGCGTAGATTTTGATTAACGAAATTCCGCTCATATCTTCTTGAATCAAGTCGCTGATGTTAGATAACTCCTCCTGAACACCCATCTGTTGCGTGCGTAACTTATCGCTAAAAAGTTGCACCAGCAGCAACATAAATGGGTAGACTGCAAGCGCTTCTAAACTCAGCGGCACATTAATCGATAGCATCACCGGCAAAGTGAGTGCATAAGCAAATACCGTATTTGCCAAACTCAATACAGCGAATCCCAGCAGCCGTCGAATATTCTCCACATCGCTGGTAGCGCGGTTAATTAAATCTCCCGATGTGTTGGTGGAAAAATAAGAAGGTTCTACCTTAAGCAGATGTTGAAAAATCTTTTGTTTGAGGTCAAACTCTACTTGACGACCGACGCCAAATAGCAAAATGCGCGATACCACGCGAATCACCCACATCACAGTAGCCAGTACCAGGATCAGCACTACAAAGTGCAAAATCTCATTGAAGCTGAATGTGATATTGAGTTTGTCAATAGTATCGCGAATCAGCAGCGGAATATAAACTCCCACTGCGTTGACAACAAGTAAAGCTAGAACGCCTAGCAATACTTGTTTCCAGTGGGGACGCAGGTATGCAACTAATTTTCCCAGTCGTGATTGAGCCATGTGGATAGTAAGTCAAAAGTCAAAAGAAAGAAACTATGATATCGTCAAATTTTCTGTTGTCATCGTAGGTTAAAATTTTACCGCAGATGTAGGCGCTTCGCCTTCCCGTAGGGTAGACAGATGTACGCAGATAAACGCAGATAAGAAGAAGAACACGATTTTTTTGGGTAACCGATGCTACCGGACATGATATGATTCCTTTTTACTTTTTACTTTCTATATTTAACATCCTATATCCTTCAGTTGGGGGACAGGTTGGACAGTGGGAGCCAGCCAGCCGCGCAAGAAGTAGTAAACGGATGTCCAAAACTCGTTTATAACGCGGGTGCTGATCAGGAGCCCTTCAGGACTGGGTATAAGGTCTGAAATTCTGGTTTTGCGGGCGTTACGGACGGAAATGCTTAAAGTGTCGCAAGCGCCCTTTTGGGAGGTTTTCACTTGAACTTTAGGAGTTGAATCAGCCTGTAAACTGTAGAAACCGGCAGGACTGGGAATAGTATCAATTCCTAACTGGGCAAATGTTTGTCTGGCGCGTTGCATATTCAAGGCGGAGGTGACGAGGATAACCCGGTTGCTAATTTTG
Protein-coding sequences here:
- a CDS encoding ABC transporter ATP-binding protein, which translates into the protein MAQSRLGKLVAYLRPHWKQVLLGVLALLVVNAVGVYIPLLIRDTIDKLNITFSFNEILHFVVLILVLATVMWVIRVVSRILLFGVGRQVEFDLKQKIFQHLLKVEPSYFSTNTSGDLINRATSDVENIRRLLGFAVLSLANTVFAYALTLPVMLSINVPLSLEALAVYPFMLLLVQLFSDKLRTQQMGVQEELSNISDLIQEDMSGISLIKIYAQEENERRAFRHLNERLLQANLQLAKTRTTLFPLVEGMSYISLLVLLWLGVGEIAKGNLSIGNFLALILYVERLVFPTALLGFTITTYQRGEVSIDRVESILTVEAKIKDEPDAIALPEKQVKGKVQARGLSYTYPGANTPALKDVSFTIEPGETVAVVGPIGSGKSTLANALPRLLDISADTLFLDGYDITKLQLADLRGAIAYVPQESFLFSTTIKNNIRYGDPAAEQPQVEYAAKQAQIHPEILNFPQQYETIVGERGITLSGGQRQRTSLSRALLVDAPVLILDDALSSVDNQTATAILENLSTGERKTVVFISHQMSAAASCDRIFVMDKGAIVQTGTHVQLLQQPGLYQTLWNQQKLEEMLR